One stretch of Segatella copri DNA includes these proteins:
- a CDS encoding DUF6621 family protein, with the protein MNTLDTNNIKWSENVIIADADYIDRVAFDLTVNFERMINRRIQPADMAQWAVCIALDGGLREGEHETQVVLIHDKQSMAMKNFRPANYEKDLNAQAFKDDKLGEFIISSYPTEEKMVGKDDFLVDVARTVCNAKEVKRVMVIPNSEDGDAYDRLREILRKVDDDDKRITLFAMQPMPGGNFRQEILGYSLMNALGISANEIK; encoded by the coding sequence ATGAATACATTAGATACAAACAATATAAAATGGAGCGAGAATGTAATTATCGCTGATGCCGACTATATCGACCGAGTGGCTTTCGACCTGACAGTCAACTTCGAACGAATGATTAACCGTCGCATCCAACCAGCTGATATGGCACAATGGGCAGTCTGCATTGCCCTTGACGGAGGTCTGAGAGAGGGCGAGCACGAGACACAGGTTGTGCTTATCCACGACAAGCAGTCGATGGCGATGAAGAACTTCCGCCCTGCCAACTATGAGAAGGATCTGAACGCTCAGGCTTTCAAGGATGATAAGCTCGGAGAGTTCATCATCTCTTCTTATCCTACAGAGGAGAAGATGGTAGGCAAGGATGACTTCCTCGTAGATGTGGCACGCACCGTATGCAACGCCAAGGAGGTGAAACGAGTGATGGTAATCCCAAATTCTGAGGATGGAGATGCTTACGACCGACTCCGCGAGATACTCCGCAAGGTAGATGACGATGACAAGCGCATCACCCTCTTTGCCATGCAGCCCATGCCAGGCGGCAACTTCAGACAGGAGATTCTCGGTTATTCACTCATGAATGCCCTGGGGATTTCGGCAAACGAGATAAAGTAA
- a CDS encoding saccharopine dehydrogenase family protein, whose translation MSRVLMIGAGGVATVAAFKIVQNQDVFTEFMIASRRKEKCDKLVKDIHAKGYKMDIQTAEVDADDVEQLKALFNSYKPELVINLALPYQDLTIMDACLACGCNYMDTANYEPKDEAHFEYSWQWAYKDKFEQAGLCAILGCGFDPGVSGIFTAYAAKHHFDEIEVLDIVDCNAGNHHKAFATNFNPEINIREITQKGLWYKNGEWIETDPLSIHKPLTYPNIGPRESYLMHHEELESLVKNYPTIKEARFWMTFGQQYLTYLDCIQNLGMSRIDEIEYEAPLADGSGKTAKVKIVPLQFLKAVLPNPQDLGENYDGETSIGCRIRGKKDGKERTYYVYNNCKHQEAYNETGMQGVSYTTGVPAMIGAMMFLKGIWKKPGVWNVEEFDPDPFMEQLNKQGLPWHEVFDGDLEID comes from the coding sequence ATGAGTAGAGTACTTATGATAGGCGCAGGTGGCGTGGCTACCGTGGCTGCCTTCAAGATCGTCCAGAACCAGGACGTTTTCACCGAGTTTATGATTGCTAGCCGTCGCAAGGAAAAGTGCGATAAGCTGGTTAAGGACATCCATGCCAAGGGCTACAAGATGGATATTCAGACAGCTGAGGTGGATGCCGACGACGTTGAGCAGTTGAAGGCTCTCTTCAATAGCTATAAGCCAGAGCTTGTCATCAACCTCGCTTTGCCTTACCAGGACCTCACTATCATGGATGCCTGTCTGGCTTGCGGCTGCAACTACATGGATACCGCTAACTATGAGCCTAAAGACGAGGCTCACTTCGAGTACTCATGGCAGTGGGCTTACAAGGATAAGTTTGAGCAGGCAGGTCTCTGCGCTATCCTCGGCTGCGGCTTCGACCCAGGTGTATCTGGCATCTTCACCGCTTATGCAGCCAAGCATCACTTCGATGAGATTGAGGTGCTCGACATCGTGGATTGCAACGCCGGTAACCATCACAAGGCTTTCGCAACCAACTTCAACCCAGAAATCAATATCCGCGAGATTACCCAGAAGGGACTCTGGTATAAGAATGGCGAATGGATTGAAACCGACCCATTGTCTATCCACAAGCCTCTCACCTACCCTAACATCGGCCCTCGCGAGAGCTATCTGATGCACCACGAAGAGTTGGAGAGCCTGGTAAAGAACTACCCTACCATCAAGGAGGCACGCTTCTGGATGACTTTCGGCCAACAGTATCTCACCTACCTCGACTGCATCCAGAACCTCGGCATGAGCCGCATCGACGAAATCGAATACGAGGCTCCATTGGCAGATGGTTCTGGCAAGACAGCCAAGGTGAAGATTGTTCCTCTGCAGTTCCTCAAGGCCGTATTGCCTAACCCACAGGATCTCGGCGAGAACTATGACGGCGAAACATCTATCGGTTGCCGCATCCGTGGTAAGAAGGATGGCAAGGAACGCACCTACTACGTTTATAACAACTGCAAGCACCAGGAGGCTTACAACGAAACCGGTATGCAGGGCGTAAGCTACACCACCGGTGTGCCAGCCATGATTGGTGCCATGATGTTCCTCAAGGGTATCTGGAAGAAGCCAGGCGTTTGGAACGTAGAGGAGTTCGACCCAGATCCATTCATGGAGCAGTTGAACAAGCAGGGATTGCCATGGCACGAGGTGTTTGATGGCGATTTGGAAATCGACTAA
- the crcB gene encoding fluoride efflux transporter CrcB, which produces MKEVLIVSIGSFFGGGMRYWISKLVQSCTVIAFPFGTMAVNVAGCLIIGFLSGLNWREGGWMSPSAKLLLTTGFCGGFTTFSTFMNEGAGLMKEENYLYMMLYLFGSLALGLIAVLAGHYLAKIIA; this is translated from the coding sequence ATGAAAGAAGTATTAATAGTAAGCATTGGCAGCTTCTTCGGAGGCGGCATGAGATATTGGATTTCAAAGTTGGTGCAATCCTGCACGGTGATTGCCTTTCCGTTCGGAACGATGGCAGTGAATGTGGCGGGATGCCTCATCATCGGGTTCCTCTCGGGATTGAACTGGCGGGAAGGGGGATGGATGTCGCCATCTGCCAAACTGCTACTCACCACGGGGTTCTGCGGAGGATTCACTACCTTCTCTACCTTTATGAACGAGGGAGCAGGACTGATGAAAGAAGAGAATTACCTCTATATGATGCTCTATCTCTTCGGAAGTCTGGCGCTGGGACTTATCGCCGTTCTCGCCGGACACTATCTGGCGAAGATTATCGCATAA
- a CDS encoding DMT family transporter, with the protein MKQNNSNLLYHLVAFITVAIWGTTFVSTKVLMLNGLSPAQIFTLRFSIAYILMLMVNHKKMFADSWKDEFKLAMLGITGGSLYFLSENEAMNYTTTTNTSLIVCSCPLFATLLVRLAYRHSSRINMIQLLGSLLAFIGMIIVVLNGRFVLHLSPVGDALAFTACMSWAVYSLLMKSVSGDYGAAFITRKVFFYGVLTILPYYLIIPGWPSWDVFMKPQVVGNLLFLGCLASMICFLTWNWCISKLGAVKATNWVYFNPITTMIFASLVLDEKITPYFLTGACCILAGMYIADRKTKAE; encoded by the coding sequence ATGAAACAGAATAATAGTAATTTATTATATCATCTTGTGGCTTTTATCACCGTAGCCATCTGGGGAACTACCTTTGTTTCTACCAAGGTGCTGATGCTGAACGGACTTTCGCCAGCACAGATCTTTACGCTCCGTTTCAGTATTGCATACATCCTGATGCTGATGGTGAATCATAAGAAGATGTTTGCTGACAGCTGGAAGGATGAGTTTAAGCTGGCTATGCTGGGAATAACGGGCGGTTCGCTCTATTTCCTGAGCGAGAACGAGGCGATGAATTATACCACAACAACCAATACTTCGCTCATCGTATGTTCCTGTCCGCTCTTTGCTACCTTGCTGGTTCGTCTGGCTTATCGCCATTCTTCGCGCATCAACATGATACAGTTGTTGGGCTCTCTGCTTGCTTTTATTGGTATGATTATCGTGGTGCTGAATGGCAGATTCGTGCTGCATCTGTCGCCTGTTGGTGATGCCTTGGCTTTTACGGCATGTATGAGCTGGGCTGTCTATTCGCTCCTGATGAAATCGGTATCGGGCGATTATGGCGCTGCTTTTATTACCCGCAAGGTATTCTTCTATGGTGTGCTTACCATCTTGCCTTATTATCTTATTATCCCTGGGTGGCCGTCATGGGATGTGTTTATGAAGCCTCAGGTGGTGGGTAATCTCCTGTTCCTGGGGTGTTTGGCATCCATGATATGTTTCCTTACCTGGAACTGGTGTATCTCTAAGTTGGGTGCCGTGAAAGCTACCAACTGGGTTTATTTCAACCCTATCACCACTATGATTTTCGCCTCTCTGGTATTAGACGAAAAGATTACTCCTTACTTCCTGACAGGTGCCTGCTGCATTCTGGCAGGTATGTATATCGCGGATAGAAAGACAAAGGCGGAATAA
- the dnaK gene encoding molecular chaperone DnaK, with translation MGKVIGIDLGTTNSCVAVFEGSEPVVIANSEGKRTTPSVVGFVKDGDRKVGDPAKRQAITNPKNTVYSIKRFMGETYAQSQKEAEAMPYTVVNEGGYPRVEIEGRKYTPQEISAMVLQKMKKTAEDYLGQEVTDAVITVPAYFSDSQRQATKEAGQIAGLNVQRIVNEPTAAALAYGVDKANKDMKIAVFDLGGGTFDISILEFGGGVFEVLSTNGDTHLGGDDFDQVIINWLADGFKAEEGVDLRKDPMAMQRLKEAAEKAKIELSSSTSTEINLPYITAVDGMPKHLVKTLTRAQFEQLAHNLIQACLVPCQNAVRDAKLSTSDIDEVILVGGSSRIPAVQTLVKNYFGKEPSKGVNPDEVVAVGAAIQGAILNKEEGVGDIVLLDVTPLTLGIETMGGVMTKLIDANTTIPCKKSEVFSTAADNQTEVTIHVLQGERPMAAQNKSIGQFNLTGIAPARRGVPQIEVTFDIDANGILNVSAKDKATGKEQSIRIEASSGLSEDEINRMKAEAEQNAAADKAEREKIDKMNQADSMIFTTENFLKDNGDKIPADKKPGIEQALQQLKDAHKAGDVAAIDSAINNLNTVMQAASQQMYQGGQQAGPQGAQGGQQAQGGNDGAQDVQDADFEEVK, from the coding sequence ATGGGAAAAGTAATTGGAATTGACTTGGGTACCACAAACAGTTGTGTTGCCGTTTTCGAAGGTAGCGAACCAGTTGTAATCGCTAACAGTGAAGGTAAGCGTACTACTCCATCAGTAGTAGGTTTCGTTAAGGATGGTGACCGCAAGGTAGGTGATCCTGCTAAGCGTCAGGCCATCACAAACCCTAAGAACACAGTATATTCTATCAAGCGTTTCATGGGTGAGACATACGCTCAGAGCCAGAAAGAGGCTGAGGCAATGCCTTACACAGTAGTAAACGAGGGTGGTTATCCACGTGTTGAAATCGAGGGTCGTAAGTATACTCCACAGGAGATTTCTGCAATGGTTCTCCAGAAGATGAAGAAGACTGCAGAGGATTATCTCGGTCAGGAGGTTACAGATGCAGTAATCACAGTTCCTGCTTACTTCTCTGACTCTCAGCGTCAGGCAACTAAGGAGGCAGGTCAGATTGCAGGTTTGAACGTTCAGCGTATCGTAAATGAGCCTACAGCCGCAGCTTTGGCTTACGGTGTTGACAAGGCTAACAAGGATATGAAGATTGCCGTATTCGACTTGGGTGGTGGTACATTCGATATCTCTATCCTGGAGTTCGGTGGCGGCGTATTCGAGGTACTTTCTACCAATGGTGATACTCACCTGGGTGGTGATGACTTCGACCAGGTAATCATCAACTGGTTGGCTGATGGCTTCAAGGCAGAGGAAGGCGTAGATCTCCGCAAGGACCCTATGGCTATGCAGCGTTTGAAGGAGGCTGCTGAGAAGGCTAAGATTGAGTTGTCAAGCTCTACATCTACCGAAATCAACTTGCCATACATCACAGCCGTTGACGGTATGCCAAAGCACTTGGTTAAGACTTTGACCCGTGCACAGTTCGAGCAGTTGGCTCACAACCTGATTCAGGCTTGCTTGGTACCTTGCCAGAATGCCGTTCGTGACGCTAAGCTCTCTACATCAGATATCGACGAGGTTATCCTGGTTGGTGGTTCAAGCCGTATCCCAGCCGTTCAGACACTCGTTAAGAACTACTTCGGCAAGGAGCCTTCTAAGGGTGTTAACCCAGATGAGGTTGTTGCTGTAGGTGCAGCTATCCAGGGTGCCATCCTGAACAAGGAAGAGGGTGTTGGTGACATCGTATTGCTCGACGTTACTCCATTGACTCTCGGTATCGAGACTATGGGTGGTGTGATGACTAAGCTCATCGATGCCAATACAACTATCCCTTGCAAGAAGAGCGAGGTATTCTCTACAGCAGCTGATAACCAGACAGAGGTTACCATCCACGTATTGCAGGGTGAGCGCCCAATGGCAGCTCAGAACAAGAGCATCGGCCAGTTCAACCTGACAGGTATCGCTCCAGCTCGTCGTGGTGTTCCTCAGATTGAGGTTACCTTCGATATCGATGCCAACGGTATCTTGAACGTATCAGCCAAGGATAAGGCTACCGGTAAGGAGCAGAGCATCCGCATCGAGGCATCATCTGGCTTGAGCGAGGACGAGATCAACCGCATGAAGGCTGAGGCAGAGCAGAACGCTGCTGCTGATAAGGCTGAGCGCGAGAAGATTGACAAGATGAACCAGGCAGACAGCATGATCTTCACCACCGAGAACTTCCTGAAGGATAACGGTGATAAGATTCCAGCTGACAAGAAGCCAGGTATCGAGCAGGCTTTGCAGCAGTTGAAGGATGCTCACAAGGCTGGTGATGTTGCAGCTATCGATTCAGCTATCAACAACTTGAACACCGTAATGCAGGCTGCTTCTCAGCAGATGTACCAGGGCGGCCAGCAGGCAGGTCCTCAGGGTGCTCAGGGCGGTCAGCAGGCACAGGGCGGCAATGACGGCGCTCAGGATGTACAAGACGCAGACTTCGAAGAAGTTAAGTAA
- a CDS encoding agmatine deiminase family protein, with the protein MIVDKDTNQVFVSEWLQKVHPAFFSRFSELLKNVHINMALLSNTADIWCRDYMPIQLAEEDFLQYRYYPDYLTKKESDKQYITDSKSVCKALKLPNIQATDLVIDGGNVVKAHDCIIMTEKVFHENDQYPQAEVLNELENLFHCEVIMLPWDKYEKYGHADGIVKPIDESHLLMTNYADYDQKLAEEFERRLATRFRIEKLHYHVQRADKRNWAYINFLQVGNNIVLPAINTEEDEQAMEQIKTYYPSCNIYQLDSEDIIKQGGALNCITWNIKK; encoded by the coding sequence ATGATAGTAGATAAAGATACGAATCAGGTATTCGTTTCAGAATGGCTTCAAAAAGTTCATCCTGCATTCTTCAGCCGTTTTTCAGAGTTACTGAAGAATGTCCACATCAATATGGCTCTGTTATCAAACACAGCCGATATCTGGTGTCGTGACTACATGCCGATTCAACTAGCCGAAGAGGATTTCCTGCAATATCGGTATTATCCCGATTATCTCACAAAGAAAGAATCAGACAAGCAATATATTACGGATTCAAAGAGCGTGTGCAAAGCTTTGAAGCTACCCAATATCCAAGCCACCGATTTGGTAATAGATGGCGGGAATGTGGTTAAAGCCCATGATTGCATTATCATGACAGAGAAAGTTTTTCATGAAAACGATCAATATCCGCAAGCTGAAGTATTAAATGAGTTGGAGAATCTATTTCATTGTGAGGTCATCATGCTTCCATGGGATAAATATGAGAAGTATGGGCATGCTGATGGAATAGTGAAACCAATAGACGAGTCACATCTTCTAATGACCAACTATGCTGATTACGACCAGAAACTAGCAGAAGAATTCGAGCGACGGCTTGCCACCCGTTTTCGGATAGAGAAGCTACATTATCATGTTCAGCGAGCAGATAAGCGAAATTGGGCATACATCAACTTCCTGCAAGTTGGCAACAACATCGTTCTGCCAGCTATCAACACAGAAGAGGATGAGCAAGCTATGGAGCAAATAAAAACATACTATCCATCATGTAATATCTACCAGTTGGATAGTGAAGATATCATTAAACAAGGCGGAGCCTTGAATTGTATAACTTGGAATATTAAAAAATAA
- the recA gene encoding recombinase RecA, with protein sequence MAKEMQEGKLNPNEGKLKALQAAMAKIEKDFGKGSIMKLGDEHVENIEVIPTGSIALDNALGVGGYPKGRIIEIYGPESSGKTTLAIHAIAEAQKAGGIAAFIDAEHAFDRFYAAKLGVDVDNLWISQPDNGEQALQIADQLISSAAVDIVVVDSVAALTPKKEIEGDMGDNVVGLQARLMSQALRKLTSTISKTNTTCIFINQLREKIGVMFGNPETTTGGNALKFYASVRLDIRKATAIKDGDEVVGNLVRVKVVKNKVAPPFRKAEFDIMFGEGISRAGEVFGLAVANNIIEKSGSWYSYGGSKLGQGADACKALLKDNPELLDELEAKVREALAAKEQK encoded by the coding sequence ATGGCAAAAGAAATGCAAGAGGGAAAATTGAATCCCAATGAAGGCAAACTGAAAGCTCTTCAGGCAGCCATGGCTAAGATAGAAAAGGACTTCGGTAAGGGCTCTATCATGAAACTCGGAGATGAGCACGTTGAGAACATCGAAGTTATCCCTACAGGCAGTATCGCTCTCGACAATGCACTGGGCGTAGGCGGTTATCCTAAGGGACGTATCATCGAGATTTACGGTCCGGAATCTTCCGGTAAAACAACATTGGCTATCCATGCCATCGCAGAGGCGCAGAAGGCTGGCGGTATCGCTGCTTTCATTGATGCAGAGCACGCTTTCGACCGTTTCTATGCGGCTAAATTGGGCGTTGATGTTGATAACTTGTGGATTTCACAACCAGATAATGGTGAGCAGGCGTTGCAGATTGCAGACCAGCTGATCAGTTCTGCTGCTGTAGACATCGTAGTTGTTGACTCTGTAGCCGCCTTGACTCCTAAGAAGGAAATCGAAGGCGATATGGGTGACAATGTGGTAGGTCTTCAGGCCCGATTGATGAGTCAGGCTCTCCGCAAGCTCACTTCTACCATCAGCAAGACCAACACTACCTGCATCTTCATCAACCAGTTGCGCGAGAAGATTGGTGTAATGTTCGGTAACCCAGAGACAACTACCGGTGGTAATGCATTGAAGTTCTATGCATCAGTGCGTTTGGATATCCGCAAAGCTACAGCCATCAAGGATGGCGATGAGGTAGTAGGTAATCTGGTTCGCGTAAAGGTAGTAAAGAACAAGGTGGCTCCTCCTTTCCGCAAGGCTGAGTTCGACATCATGTTTGGCGAAGGCATCAGCCGTGCCGGTGAGGTATTCGGTCTGGCTGTAGCCAACAATATCATCGAAAAGAGCGGCAGCTGGTATAGCTATGGCGGTTCTAAACTCGGACAGGGTGCCGATGCCTGCAAGGCATTGCTTAAGGATAACCCTGAACTTCTTGACGAACTGGAGGCTAAGGTTCGCGAAGCACTTGCTGCTAAAGAACAGAAATAA
- a CDS encoding vWA domain-containing protein, giving the protein MKRVFNLLVVDESGSMSIIERQALVGINETLTTIQKMQKAHKNMEQRVTLITFDSTHKNLFYDNVSARHANPLKSRDYNPCGGTPLYDAIGMGIAKINALTTEDDSVLVTIITDGEENCSEEYDLKMIKNLIEKLKKQNWTFTFIGTDDLDVENIAHGMGIDNHLQFSEDEAGTKAMFARENRARERYNKCRAMDCAMEAGSYFEEK; this is encoded by the coding sequence ATGAAACGAGTATTCAATCTTTTGGTAGTAGATGAGAGTGGCAGCATGAGTATTATCGAGCGCCAGGCACTGGTGGGCATCAACGAGACCCTGACCACGATTCAGAAAATGCAGAAGGCACATAAGAACATGGAGCAGCGGGTTACGCTCATCACCTTCGACAGCACCCACAAGAATCTGTTCTATGATAATGTGTCTGCCCGCCATGCCAATCCATTGAAATCAAGGGATTACAACCCATGTGGCGGCACCCCTCTTTATGATGCCATCGGTATGGGTATCGCCAAGATCAACGCCCTGACCACCGAGGATGACAGCGTATTGGTAACCATCATTACGGATGGTGAGGAGAATTGTAGCGAGGAGTATGATCTGAAGATGATCAAGAACCTCATTGAGAAGTTGAAGAAGCAGAACTGGACCTTTACTTTCATCGGCACCGACGATCTTGATGTGGAGAACATTGCTCATGGTATGGGCATTGACAATCATCTGCAGTTCTCTGAAGATGAGGCTGGTACCAAGGCGATGTTTGCCAGAGAAAACAGAGCCCGAGAGCGCTACAACAAGTGCCGTGCGATGGATTGCGCGATGGAAGCGGGCAGTTATTTTGAGGAGAAATAA
- a CDS encoding HAD family hydrolase, translated as MAKKRPQVALVYDFDGTLSPGNMQEFGFIQATGKTKDEFWEKNRKFAEGKDANGILTYMYLMLDEAKKNNISLTRESFQKFGKDVELFRGVKQWFSLVNEYGNSIGLDVKHYINSSGLKEMIEGTPIAHEFENIYACSFLYNKEGIAYWPAVAVDYTTKTQFLFKINKGIKQVSDNRRVNQYIPDEKRPIPFPRMIYFGDGETDVPCMKMVKEHGGHSIAVYDNEDKQKTACQLVKEGRVNFMCSANYSKGSVMNIIVKRILDKIKADFEFDRLIELNQKKAWK; from the coding sequence ATGGCAAAGAAGAGACCACAGGTAGCGCTGGTTTATGATTTCGACGGCACACTGTCGCCGGGCAATATGCAGGAGTTTGGATTCATACAGGCTACAGGCAAGACAAAAGACGAGTTCTGGGAGAAAAACAGAAAGTTTGCAGAGGGTAAGGATGCCAACGGCATTCTGACCTATATGTATCTGATGCTCGACGAAGCCAAGAAGAACAATATCTCGCTCACCCGGGAATCTTTTCAGAAATTCGGCAAGGATGTAGAACTGTTCCGCGGCGTAAAACAATGGTTTTCGCTCGTGAATGAATATGGCAACAGTATCGGACTGGACGTAAAGCACTACATCAACTCCTCGGGACTGAAGGAAATGATAGAGGGCACACCTATCGCCCACGAATTTGAGAACATCTACGCCTGCTCCTTTCTCTACAATAAGGAGGGAATCGCCTATTGGCCAGCCGTAGCCGTAGACTATACTACCAAGACGCAATTCCTCTTCAAAATCAACAAGGGTATCAAACAGGTGAGCGACAACAGAAGAGTGAACCAGTATATCCCCGACGAGAAGCGCCCTATCCCTTTCCCCCGAATGATATACTTCGGAGATGGAGAAACCGATGTGCCTTGCATGAAAATGGTAAAGGAACATGGCGGCCACTCGATTGCTGTATATGATAACGAGGATAAACAGAAAACAGCCTGCCAGCTTGTCAAGGAGGGACGAGTAAACTTCATGTGCTCTGCCAACTACAGTAAAGGAAGCGTGATGAATATCATCGTAAAGAGGATATTGGATAAAATCAAAGCCGACTTTGAATTCGACCGTCTGATAGAACTGAACCAGAAGAAGGCATGGAAGTGA
- a CDS encoding ATP-binding protein yields the protein MKYPIGIQSFEKIITEGYLYIDKTQMIYDMVENGKIYFLSRPRRFGKSLLVSTLECYFQGRKELFKGLAIDNLETDWKQYAVFHLDFNGKDFTQAGQLENTLIDFVESQEAIYGKAPFASTLGDRFIGVLRNAHEKTGLRAVVLIDEYDKPLLDVLDSTLKTTDADGNERLLEDRHREILKGFYSVFKAADKDLQFVLLTGVTKFSQVSVFSGFNQPEDISLSAHFDTLLGITEDELRSTFSQQIAEMAEEYDVTKEEILIKLKRQFDGYHFSRRMRGVYNPFSILRAFKEMLIDDYWFQTGSPSYLVRLLAHSDENINELVGKYYPTKDFDDYKATIERPLPMIYQSGYLTIKGWSRNTNSYLLDFPNDEVRRGFISLLAADYLKPKVSPDSWVLQVIEALGKGECEKLHQLMVSFFASIPYSQRRKDDEREKERYFQYTFYLVLRMISSYTIFIEKEQSEGRVDCIIETPLYIYIFEFKRDGCAREALLQIENMGYAREYLSDKRKIFKIGCSFSSKTGTIDDWGEN from the coding sequence ATGAAATATCCGATAGGCATACAGAGCTTTGAGAAAATCATCACAGAAGGATATCTTTATATAGATAAGACTCAGATGATTTATGATATGGTAGAAAATGGCAAGATTTACTTTCTGAGTCGTCCCAGACGATTTGGGAAGTCACTTCTCGTATCTACTCTGGAATGCTATTTCCAAGGAAGAAAAGAACTGTTCAAGGGCTTAGCCATTGATAACCTGGAAACCGACTGGAAACAATATGCGGTATTTCACCTTGATTTCAACGGCAAGGACTTTACACAAGCAGGTCAGTTGGAGAATACGCTGATTGATTTCGTAGAATCGCAGGAAGCCATCTACGGCAAAGCTCCCTTTGCTTCCACCCTCGGCGACAGATTCATTGGCGTTCTGAGAAATGCCCACGAAAAAACAGGACTTCGCGCCGTTGTCCTTATTGATGAATACGACAAGCCTCTGCTAGACGTATTGGATTCTACACTGAAAACAACCGATGCAGATGGCAACGAGCGGCTATTGGAAGATAGGCATCGGGAAATTCTGAAAGGTTTCTACAGTGTATTCAAGGCTGCCGATAAAGACCTGCAATTCGTTCTGCTTACAGGAGTTACCAAATTTTCGCAAGTAAGCGTATTCAGCGGTTTCAACCAACCCGAAGACATCAGCCTTTCTGCCCACTTCGATACGCTTCTCGGCATCACTGAAGACGAGTTGCGCTCTACCTTTTCACAGCAAATCGCAGAAATGGCTGAGGAATATGATGTTACAAAGGAAGAAATACTGATAAAACTGAAACGCCAGTTTGACGGCTACCATTTCAGTCGCAGGATGCGAGGCGTATATAATCCTTTCAGCATCTTGCGTGCCTTCAAGGAAATGCTCATCGACGACTATTGGTTCCAAACGGGTTCACCCAGCTATCTGGTTCGCCTGCTAGCTCATAGCGATGAAAACATCAACGAACTGGTGGGAAAATATTATCCTACCAAGGATTTCGACGACTATAAGGCAACCATAGAACGCCCTTTGCCAATGATATATCAAAGCGGATATCTGACCATCAAGGGTTGGTCAAGGAATACCAATTCCTATCTGTTGGATTTTCCGAACGATGAAGTGAGAAGGGGATTCATCAGTTTGCTGGCAGCAGATTATCTGAAGCCAAAGGTTTCACCTGACTCCTGGGTTCTACAGGTAATCGAAGCATTGGGAAAGGGAGAGTGCGAAAAGTTGCATCAACTGATGGTTTCTTTCTTCGCCAGTATCCCTTATTCACAGCGAAGAAAAGATGATGAACGTGAGAAGGAGCGTTATTTCCAATATACGTTCTATCTGGTATTGAGGATGATCAGCTCCTATACCATCTTCATTGAAAAAGAACAGAGCGAAGGAAGAGTAGACTGCATCATAGAAACTCCTCTATACATATATATATTTGAGTTTAAGAGGGATGGATGCGCAAGAGAAGCACTCCTGCAAATAGAAAATATGGGATATGCACGGGAATATTTATCAGATAAGAGAAAGATATTCAAGATAGGATGCAGTTTCTCATCAAAAACAGGAACAATAGATGATTGGGGCGAGAACTGA